In Mastigocladopsis repens PCC 10914, a single window of DNA contains:
- a CDS encoding serine/threonine-protein kinase: protein MTNHMIGKVLQGRYQVVQTLGAGVFGETYVAVDIDNPHNPKCVVKQLKVISSQPSYLQTLRLRFITETQTLKQLGHHEQIPELISCFEEHERFYLVQEYVEGHALTAELPINLNLGYLWSESEVAEFLQDVLTILVFVHSQGVIHCDVKPENLIRRACDGKLVLIDFGSIQPIDFEILDEVLPLYKIPVTSLGYIPPEQFIGQTQPNSDVYALGMIAIQALTGVTPLQLKVDPQTNEILWRFQNTPVSDYLAAVISQMIRYNYKERFKSAAEALRAIQQMPLESRQSQTVDVEYNRFSEPDEKSQPKDKLNANRTDPQFPNYSPLLTGMKVGLAANSLVMGFGVYSIVHNTPAYSETEKLYKATEEYQAGDLQGAIALAKSIPSNSNVYPDAQTNIEEWQKQWQTAAEEYDAAQKAFKESRWSDVIRAASKVPDILHWQSQIDKLVEQAQANIESQTKDLLAKAYEKASVKDFSGALDYLSQIPEETSAGTIVQEKLAEYNHKKRVRAAYLLQKAYNKAAERDFESAVRFLHQVPKDTPVYATAQAKLIEYSQKQRLVHTESQKVALSKVPTSVKMKERLITSHSATNLETFDPGNQLQEVNIR, encoded by the coding sequence ATGACTAATCACATGATCGGTAAAGTACTACAAGGACGTTACCAAGTCGTCCAAACCTTGGGTGCAGGGGTGTTTGGTGAAACATACGTCGCTGTAGATATTGACAATCCACACAACCCCAAATGCGTCGTTAAACAGCTCAAAGTTATCAGTTCCCAACCAAGCTACTTACAAACCCTCAGGTTACGTTTTATTACGGAAACCCAAACACTGAAGCAATTGGGACACCATGAGCAAATTCCCGAACTCATATCCTGCTTTGAAGAACATGAACGCTTTTACTTGGTGCAAGAATATGTGGAAGGACACGCACTAACTGCGGAACTGCCTATTAATCTTAATTTGGGTTATCTCTGGAGTGAAAGTGAAGTTGCCGAATTTTTACAAGATGTTCTGACTATTTTGGTCTTTGTTCACTCACAAGGTGTCATTCACTGCGACGTCAAGCCGGAAAACTTGATAAGACGCGCTTGTGATGGCAAGTTAGTTCTGATTGATTTTGGTTCAATTCAGCCAATTGATTTTGAAATTCTCGATGAAGTCTTGCCTTTATATAAAATTCCCGTCACTTCGCTTGGTTACATACCACCAGAGCAATTTATTGGTCAGACACAACCAAACAGCGATGTTTATGCTTTAGGCATGATTGCTATCCAGGCTTTAACAGGGGTGACACCACTGCAATTGAAAGTAGATCCCCAGACTAATGAGATTCTCTGGCGTTTTCAAAACACCCCAGTGAGCGATTATCTAGCTGCTGTTATCAGCCAAATGATTCGCTACAACTATAAAGAGCGCTTCAAATCAGCAGCTGAAGCATTGCGGGCGATTCAGCAAATGCCGTTGGAAAGCCGACAATCGCAAACCGTAGACGTAGAATATAATCGTTTTTCAGAGCCAGATGAAAAAAGTCAGCCAAAAGATAAGTTAAATGCTAACCGCACAGATCCGCAATTTCCAAATTACTCTCCTCTGTTGACAGGAATGAAGGTAGGGTTGGCGGCTAATTCTTTGGTCATGGGATTTGGGGTATACTCCATAGTACATAACACTCCAGCTTATTCAGAAACAGAGAAACTATATAAAGCAACGGAAGAATATCAAGCAGGGGATTTGCAGGGAGCAATTGCTCTAGCTAAATCAATTCCCTCAAATAGTAATGTCTATCCTGACGCACAAACCAATATTGAAGAATGGCAAAAGCAATGGCAAACTGCTGCTGAAGAATACGACGCAGCCCAAAAAGCCTTCAAAGAGAGTCGTTGGTCAGATGTTATACGTGCAGCCTCTAAAGTTCCTGATATTTTACATTGGCAATCACAAATAGATAAATTAGTTGAACAAGCACAAGCCAATATCGAATCACAAACGAAAGATTTATTAGCTAAGGCTTATGAAAAAGCATCAGTAAAAGATTTCAGCGGCGCTTTAGACTATCTCAGTCAAATACCCGAAGAAACTTCTGCAGGGACTATTGTTCAAGAAAAATTGGCTGAATACAATCACAAAAAACGTGTTAGAGCAGCTTACTTATTACAAAAAGCTTACAACAAAGCCGCAGAGCGTGACTTTGAGAGTGCTGTCAGATTTCTCCATCAAGTTCCTAAAGATACTCCTGTCTATGCCACAGCTCAAGCGAAACTCATAGAGTATTCTCAAAAACAGCGCCTTGTACATACTGAAAGTCAAAAGGTAGCATTATCAAAAGTACCTACTTCTGTGAAGATGAAAGAACGATTGATCACCAGTCATTCTGCTACGAATCTAGAAACTTTTGACCCAGGCAACCAACTGCAAGAGGTAAATATTAGATAG
- a CDS encoding YcjF family protein has translation MPLSRIITLIVGLIVILGLSLWLIDSLSRLYWQFSYSAPFLGNLLLLLFILVIAASIATFVYYVLVIQAGENRQRRRRERPSVQIPAAKSDAASSTLEAVRQQLTQIQDEVARQALLSKSREIEANLSGGEIQVVVFGTGSAGKTSLANAVMGRMVGQVDAPMGTTQVGETYCLRLKGLERKILITDTPGILEAGVAGTEREQLARELATEANLLLFVVDNDIRQSEFEPLRALAEIGKRSLLILNKTDLYTDEDKEAILARLRHRVRGLIAPSDVVAIAAHPQSVELGNSEIFQPEPEIFPLLRRMAAILRSEGEDLVADNILLQSVRLGEEARKLIDAQRRRQADKIVDRFQWIGAGVVSVTPLPVVDLLATAAVNAQMVVEIGRIYGCELNFERAKELALSLAKTLASLGIVKGALQLLTTALQLNVATFMVGRAIQGVTAAYLTRIAGKSFIEYFRHDQDWGDGGMTEVVQRQFQLNRRDEFIKAFIQQAIARVVKPLADRTEVAQEEDNKFLQ, from the coding sequence ATGCCTCTGTCACGCATAATCACCCTGATTGTTGGTCTCATCGTCATTCTAGGACTGAGTCTGTGGCTGATTGATTCTCTCAGTCGGCTTTACTGGCAATTCTCCTATTCGGCACCGTTTTTGGGTAATTTGCTACTGCTGTTGTTTATTCTCGTCATTGCAGCTTCAATTGCCACGTTTGTTTACTATGTGCTGGTGATTCAAGCAGGGGAGAATCGTCAGCGTCGCCGTAGAGAACGCCCAAGCGTACAAATCCCTGCTGCCAAATCTGATGCTGCGTCTTCTACTCTAGAAGCTGTGAGACAACAGCTCACGCAAATTCAAGATGAAGTTGCACGCCAAGCTTTATTGAGTAAGTCACGGGAGATTGAAGCAAATCTATCTGGCGGCGAAATCCAAGTTGTTGTATTCGGGACTGGAAGTGCTGGTAAAACTTCTTTGGCAAATGCGGTGATGGGACGCATGGTTGGTCAGGTAGATGCACCAATGGGAACGACTCAGGTAGGGGAAACTTATTGTCTAAGGTTGAAGGGATTAGAGCGCAAAATTTTAATTACGGATACGCCAGGGATTTTAGAAGCAGGGGTGGCGGGAACTGAGAGGGAACAACTAGCACGAGAACTAGCGACGGAAGCAAATTTACTGTTGTTTGTGGTGGATAATGATATCCGACAGTCAGAATTTGAGCCGTTACGAGCATTGGCAGAAATTGGGAAACGCTCCCTGCTTATCCTCAATAAAACTGATTTGTATACAGACGAGGACAAAGAAGCCATTTTGGCGAGGTTGCGTCACCGAGTGCGGGGATTGATTGCACCTAGTGATGTGGTGGCGATCGCCGCTCATCCCCAATCTGTAGAGCTAGGAAATAGTGAAATTTTCCAGCCTGAGCCTGAGATTTTCCCCTTACTCCGCCGAATGGCAGCTATTCTACGGTCTGAGGGTGAAGATTTGGTGGCAGATAATATTCTCCTGCAATCTGTACGTTTGGGAGAAGAAGCCCGGAAACTCATTGATGCTCAACGTCGCCGTCAAGCTGACAAAATTGTGGATCGGTTTCAATGGATTGGTGCTGGTGTGGTTTCGGTGACGCCTCTACCAGTGGTTGATTTATTAGCAACAGCTGCTGTTAATGCTCAAATGGTAGTAGAAATTGGCAGAATTTACGGCTGTGAATTGAATTTTGAGCGCGCAAAGGAATTAGCTCTGTCTTTGGCGAAAACTCTTGCTAGTTTGGGGATTGTTAAGGGAGCGTTGCAGTTACTTACCACAGCATTGCAACTGAATGTTGCTACTTTTATGGTTGGTAGAGCAATTCAAGGAGTGACAGCTGCTTACCTGACGCGAATTGCCGGGAAGAGTTTTATTGAATATTTTCGTCATGACCAAGATTGGGGTGACGGGGGAATGACGGAGGTTGTGCAGCGACAGTTTCAACTCAATCGCCGCGATGAGTTTATTAAAGCTTTTATTCAACAGGCGATTGCACGGGTGGTGAAGCCCTTGGCAGATAGAACTGAGGTGGCTCAAGAGGAAGATAATAAATTCTTACAGTAG
- a CDS encoding sensor histidine kinase — MKRVFYQLSIRQKIVCGYVLALSVAIVGTVAGFLIGEYQQQKAVQKHDDAIEEIELLNRLQNAVLQTRTHQQQFIPLVPNLKQLQNEHSHFLVHGAEINQLWSKLKSYVNRPSYKQQKQSEGIRRLLQTYNGVPEEYLQQVEELIRQIDQPSLKLEEVTAAQKLLLNFTNSPVALKFDGISDDLIEVIKGSYQERAQAQAALLQVEKMRLTLIVGFLLLSIVLGAILAFSISRAIARPLRTVTDIAQRVTEDANFDLQAPVTTKDEVGELATSLNQLIKQVKQLLEEQEAETQARLIQSEKMSSLGRMLAGVAHEIINPVNFISGNLVHAKNYVDDLLALLQTYKAEVPPPAAVQALAKEIDLEFLEADLPKLLNSIAFGADRTREIARSLKDFSRLDTAEVQLVNIHTCINSTLLILQNRLKMGINVICNYGDIPSVPGHTGLLYQVFMNLLSNAIDAVEEMSAINSEWSPEISILTERWDNNWVKIRIADNGMGIAPQNQDKIFEMFFTTKPRGVGTGLGLSISYQIIVEKHLGEMTFKSELQQGTEFTISLPIDRS; from the coding sequence ATGAAACGAGTGTTCTACCAACTTAGTATTCGACAAAAAATTGTTTGTGGGTATGTTCTTGCCCTTAGTGTAGCAATTGTCGGAACAGTTGCTGGATTCTTGATAGGAGAATACCAGCAGCAAAAAGCTGTACAGAAGCACGACGATGCCATAGAAGAAATAGAGCTTCTCAATCGCTTGCAAAATGCTGTACTTCAGACGCGAACACACCAACAACAGTTTATTCCTTTAGTGCCGAACCTGAAACAGTTGCAAAATGAACACTCCCATTTTCTAGTCCATGGAGCTGAAATTAATCAGTTGTGGTCAAAACTAAAATCCTATGTAAATCGCCCAAGTTATAAACAACAGAAGCAGAGTGAGGGTATACGACGCTTGCTGCAAACCTATAATGGTGTTCCCGAAGAATACTTGCAGCAGGTAGAGGAACTCATCAGGCAAATTGATCAACCTTCTTTGAAGTTAGAGGAGGTCACAGCAGCACAAAAACTTTTATTGAATTTCACCAATAGCCCTGTAGCGCTCAAGTTTGATGGCATCTCAGATGATCTTATTGAAGTCATAAAAGGTTCTTATCAGGAGCGCGCACAAGCACAAGCTGCTTTGTTACAGGTAGAGAAGATGCGATTGACTCTCATTGTTGGGTTTTTGCTGTTGTCAATTGTACTGGGTGCTATCCTCGCTTTCTCCATAAGTCGTGCGATTGCTCGTCCCCTAAGAACAGTGACAGATATCGCCCAACGCGTTACCGAAGATGCCAATTTTGACCTACAAGCACCCGTCACAACAAAAGATGAAGTTGGCGAGTTAGCGACCTCTCTCAACCAATTGATCAAACAAGTGAAGCAACTTTTAGAAGAACAAGAAGCCGAAACCCAAGCGCGACTTATCCAAAGTGAGAAAATGTCCAGTTTGGGAAGGATGCTAGCTGGTGTCGCTCATGAAATTATCAATCCCGTGAATTTTATTTCTGGGAACCTTGTACACGCAAAAAACTACGTTGATGACCTCTTAGCATTGCTGCAAACATACAAAGCGGAAGTTCCTCCTCCTGCTGCTGTACAAGCATTAGCAAAGGAAATAGATTTAGAGTTTCTGGAAGCTGACTTGCCAAAACTCCTCAACTCAATAGCATTTGGGGCTGACCGCACCCGCGAAATTGCCCGAAGTTTGAAAGACTTTTCCCGTCTGGATACCGCTGAAGTCCAGTTAGTTAACATACACACATGCATCAACAGTACGCTGTTGATTCTACAAAACCGCTTAAAAATGGGTATCAATGTTATTTGCAACTATGGAGATATTCCATCTGTTCCAGGTCACACAGGACTCCTGTATCAGGTGTTCATGAATCTCTTGAGTAATGCGATCGATGCTGTGGAGGAGATGTCTGCTATCAATTCAGAATGGTCTCCCGAAATTAGCATCCTAACCGAACGCTGGGACAATAATTGGGTGAAGATAAGAATTGCAGACAATGGCATGGGTATTGCGCCCCAAAACCAAGATAAAATATTTGAAATGTTTTTTACAACCAAACCGCGAGGTGTTGGTACTGGCTTGGGTCTATCAATTAGCTATCAGATTATCGTTGAAAAGCATCTCGGCGAAA